The Rickettsiales bacterium region ATGATGGCACCAGTGCGAGCGGCAAGCGTTTGATTGATCCCTTGCGCTACAGGAACGGAACCGGTGAAACACACACCTGCAATATCAGGATGTTCGATCATCGCTTGGCCAATGACGCTGCCTTTACCAATTTGCAATTGCAGCACATCTTTCGGGATGCCCGCTTCATGCATGAGCTCGACTGCGCGTAATGCAATGAGCGGTGTTTGCTCGGCGGGCTTTGCAACGACCGCATTACCGGCGACGAGTGCTGCAGCCACCTGCCCCGTAAAGATCGCGAGGGGGAAATTCCAAGGGCTAATGCACACGAATGTACCCCGGCCGAAGAAATGCAGTTCATTACTCTCACCCGTTGGCCCTGGCAATAATTGCGGCACCATTTGGCTACGAGATTGATTTGCGTAATAACGGCAGAAATCGACCGCTTCGCGCAGCTCTGAAATTGCATCAAGTTGCGTTTTTCCGGCCTCATATACGCAAAGCGAAAGCAACTCCGCCTCATTCTCCAGCATCAATTCTGCTGCTTTATCGAGCACCATCGCGCGCTCATTGACAGGAGTTTTATTCCAATCAACTTGCGCTTTATTGGCACTCTCTATCGCTTTTGCAACACCCTTAGCATCCGTGTAACTAAGCTTCGCAAGCTCTGCACCAGTGGTTGGGTTAGTCGCCGGCTTATCGCCTAAATCTTTCGGTTGAGGCGGTTGGATCGCTTCCTTAAGATATTCCAAATGCGCTACATTCCCTAGATCATAGCCTTTAGGGTTTTGACGATCCGCGTAAATGTCTTTCGGCAAAACAATATCAGGGTGTGAGCCAAATTGACGATTCCGGATTTTCTCTAGCGGATCACCCAATAACACTTCCAGCGGAAAAGTATCATCCATCAGTTGATTTACGAAGGAGGAGTTTGCACCATTTTCTAACAAACGACGGATCAGATAGGCCAACAAATCTTTATGACGACCAACCGGCGCATAAACACGGCACGGAATATCACCAATAAGCTGATCGTAAAGCTTCTCGCCCATACCATGCAGGCGTTGGAATTCGAATTCTCCAGTCTTCCAACCGGCATCTGAGGCCATCTCGCGTACGGCAACCAAGGTATGCGCATTATGAGTCGCAAATTGTGGATAGAATGCCTGCTTATCGTTCAACATGGCCTCCGCGCAGGCAAGATAGGAAAGATCCGTATTCGCTTTACGCGTGAATACGGGGTAATTTTCTAACCCGCCCTGTTGCGAGAGTTTAATTTCTGTATCCCAATAGGCGCCCTTAACAAGGCGAACGGGGATACGACTTCCACTGCGCTTTGCGAGATTCTGTAACCACTCCACTACCATCAGAGCACGTTTTTGATACGCCTGCAGTACAAAGCCTATGCAATTGGAGCCTTTAAACTCTTCATCCATCACCAGAGCTTCAAATAGCTTCATATGAATATCGAGGCGCGCAGCTTCTTCCGCATCGAGCGAAATCATAACACCTGATTTTTTTGCTTGCGCACAAAGCACCTTCAGCTTCGGCAAGAGTTCCGCTTCAAGGCGCTCATATTTCACCGTGTAATATTTAGGATGTAGCGCCGAGAGTTTAATCGAAAGCGACGGCTGGATTGCCCCGCCGCCTTTTGCACTGGCAATCGCCGTTAGCGCACCCGTATAGGCTTCGTAATAGCTCTGAGCTTGCTTGGCGGTACGCGCGCCCTCGCCTAAGATGTCGTAAGACATCATATAGCCCCTTTTATGCGCCGACTTTGCCCGTGCCATCGCTTCTTTAATGGTCGTACCCATCACAAATTGCGTTCCGATAAAGCGCACCGCTTGACGCAGAGATTCGCGCACCGTTGACTCACCCAAGCGCCCAACAAGTTTGCGTAGCATCAAACTTGATTTTTGGCCTTCAGGGCTACCGAATTCCAATACTTTACCCGTTAGCAACAAGCCCCAGCTAGAGGCATTGACGAGAATAGATTCACTCTGCCCAAGATGCTTATCCCACTCGCGGCCATCGAACTTATCACGAATCAAATCATCTGCCGTGTGGCTATCAGGAATACGTAGCAACGCTTCTGCCAACGACATAATGGCGATACCCTCTTTGGTATTGAGGCCATATTCCTGCAAGAAGGCTTCAACACCGTGACCAGCGCCTTCTTTGCGCAACTTCTCGACGATCTTCTCAGCCCCTTGTATCACGCGTGGTACGAGCTTCTCATAGCGCGGGAGGCTATCGGAAAGTTTACGTAAAATATCAGACTCATCTGCAAAGGCTGCTTGGCTGATGGCTCTATGTTCAGGGGTCAGAATAATTGTTGTCATAAACGGCTAATGCCACCCGTGTGACAAACTGTCAAGCGAAGTCGAAGACCCTAGTGATTCGGCTTATAGAATCCTTTAAATTCAGGAACGGGTGAAAAATAATCTCCAAGCCCCATTACCGTCTCTGGTGCGCCCAAAACAAGATAGCCTTTCGGTGCAATAATTCGATGCATTTTTTCCAAGATACGCGTCTTGGTTGCTACATCAAAATAGATAAGCACGTTACGCAGCATGATCACATCAAACGGCCCACCTGCGTAAAAGTCACGAATGAGATTTCCGGCTTTATATTCGATGTGGCGTTTTAAAGTATCCCGAATCTTCCACCCTTGGGGCACCTTTTCAAAATAGGACGCAATTTGCACATCGGTAAGCCCGCGATTCACCTCGAAATCATTATAGATTCCCGCTTTTGCCTTTGCGATAATCTCGGTCGAGATATCGGTCGCCAGCATTTTATAGTTAATGGGTTTCACCTCTTTTGAAATCTTCTCCATCACCATAGCGAAGGAATAAGGCTCTTGCCCGCTTGAGCATGCAGCAGACCAAAAATTCAATGTCGTACGCTCTTGCTGTTTGATAAAAACCTCAGAGACCACTCTTTCAAACACCTCAAAGGGAGATTTATCGCGAAAGAAAAAAGTCTCATTAATCGTCATCGCATCGATCACATCCTGCTTGAGGATATGAGTTGGGAGCGTATGCAGGCGATTCGCCAATTCAGTCACGCTAGGAATATCGTGATGTTCCAAAACAGGTTCGAGCTTACTATCCAACAAATATTTCTTTTCTTCTGTCAGCACATAGCCCGACTGTTGAAAAAGGAAATCGCGATAGAAGTTATAAGTTCCAGTATTTATGGTAGCAGTTAGCATAATGTTATTATTGCCCTAAAATGGTTAAAATTTTGTGAGGAATTTGCCCTAAAGGCAAAATTTCATGCGATAATCCTGCTTCAGCGACGGCCGCTGGCATACCCCATACCGCGCTTGTCTCTTTATCTTGCGAAAGTAGTATATTGCTATTGCTCTCTTCAACAATTTGGCGCGCCCCCTCTAAACCATCCTGCCCCATCCCTGTCAGGATCACCGCCAAGGTGTTATGGGGATAGATACCGCCAATCGATTCAAACATAGGGTCTACGGCTGGACGACAATAATTGACAGGAGGATCCTGATTCAATCTCACCTGCACATCCTTATTCAGCATCTGCTTAAAGCACATGTGGTAATCACCTGGCGCCAAATAGACTTTTCCTATTTCAAGCGCTTGTCCGTCTTTCGCTTCAAAAGATTCGAACCTAGTTTCTTCTTCTATTTGGCTGGCAAATATACCAGTAAAAGAAGCGGGCATGTGCTGGGTAATAATAATGGGGACATGGCACTTTCCATATAACGGTTTCAGCACTTTCATCAATGCTTGTGGTCCTCCCGTCGAACTCCCAATCGCCAGAACTTTAGGTAATAATGATAGTTTGGGATAGGGGCGCGTCATCAATGGAATATCCTCTTACAGCCGGTTAAACTGTTTCGGCTGCAACCCTAAGGCTAACAGCGTACGAGGTTTTTGAGAGCACATCACATACATTAAGTTTCAACTTCCTCTGCGAGTGGCTTCACCATATGAAATAATTTCGGCACATCAAGGCAGACAATTAGCTCGTTATCACGCTTAATCACACCATTAGCAACCTCACGCAATTTGCCTTCCAAAATGGAAGGGTTTGTGTCCATCTCATCTGGCATAAACGTAAATACATCACGCACACCATCCACAATAATACTGTAGAGTTCCTCTTCGAATTCGACCACAACACTTAAATCTTCAACCTCATCGGAAAGAGGCACACCCAAAGTAACACGCGCATCAATCGCGGTCACAATATGCCCGCGAAGATTCATGACCCCTGCGATACCTTCTTCAGACAAAGGCACATGGGTAAGTTTCTGCAAACGCAACACATCTCGCACCTGCGCGACATGAATACAAAAGGCCTGATTCCCTAAGTGGAAAATAAGATAATCATTGATGATACCATCCTTATCTTCCGCATAACCATCTTCATGAACTACAAGATCATTCATCGGAAACCGCCTCCTTGGGTCTTAGTTTAAGCGCATCGTAAAGCGCTTTTTTGAAGCTAACGGCATCAAATTTTTCCAGATAGAAATCAAAGCCCTGGCTTAAGCCATATTCAACATCCTCAGGCGTATCATGCGATGAGACGGCGATAAGGGGAATACGCTTCAACTGTTCATCCTTTTTGATGATTTTGGCAAATTCATATCCATTAATTTCCGGCATTTCGATATCGCTCACGATAATGTCATAAGGCTCTTCTGCGCTGAAGCATTTCAACGCCTCGCCCGCCCCATTCGCCGCGGTCACTTCAAAACCGGCGCCTTCCATAATGGGTAACATCAAGCCACGGAAGAAGGCACTATCATCGACAATCATCGCTCGCGGTTTTACATTTTTGATCTCTTCAGTGCTGTAAGCACCTACTTTTTCTGACTTTTCACGTGAAATCGCTTCCTTATAAGGCAATTGCGAATCACTGCGACCAAACCAGTCACCTCCCGCTTTCTTCATATAAAAAGCCGTATCGAGCACATCAACAGCTTTACCTGTGATAATGGCACTTCCCAAGAATCCGTCTTTTACGCCCTCGGTTTCCAAATTAAGGTGATCATTCACGATATCCACAATCTCTTCTACCACGATTCCCAGATCATTTTTAGAGCGATCATCACTGAACACGACAACATTCACGTATTTATCCCCCGCCTTACCTGGGTTCACTGCCGTATCGCCACTCACCTCCATCAGAGTCATGAGAGAATCACGATATTGGACCACCGCTCCGCCTTGCGTGTGCTCAATATCTTCAACTTTGAACTTCTCAAGACGACTTACGAGAGCCAGTGGCACTGCAATTTCCTGATCAGCTGAACTGCGCATGACAAGCAAGGCAGTTTTCTCACCCGTACGGCGAACCGCATCATTCTTCACGGCCTCCGCTGCTTTTCTGTTTCCTCTGGCCATCGCACTCTTATTCGAGATTCGGACAAGCCCTTGCGGGTCAAGAATCATAATCACACTCCCGTCACCCAAAATGGTATTTCCAGAAAAGATACTGATATCCTTGAGCATTGGCGAGGTGGGCTTGATGACGATCTCTTCCGTATCAAACACCACATCTACCAGCAGACCAAAAGCAGACGAACCGACCGTGATCACCACAACATAGGCGCTATCATATTGGTTCTTAATTTCTTCATCCGTTTGCGTAACATGCTTAGCATCCGGAGCAGATTCACTTTGCTCGCCTGTGAGGATTTTCCCTAAATCCAGAACCGGCAATAACTCATCACGCAAGCGCAATACCGGCACCCCATTCATGGTTTCGATACGGTTTGCATGGTTTTTCGCCACCCGTACCAATTCCTGAATTGCCACTTGAGGAATCGCGAAACGCTGATGCGCGCTTTCAACAATCAATGCAGAGACAATCGCCAAGGTCAGCGGGATTTTAATTTGGAAAACACTACCCTCACCTGGCGTTGAGTTCAGTTCAATACTCCCACCAATTTTTTCGATGTTAGAGCGCACCACATCCATCCCCACGCCACGGCCCGATACAGCTGTCACCGCTTCTGCCGTTGAAAAACCCGGCTTAAAGATAAACATATAAATTTGCTGATCCGAAAACGCTTCAAGCTCAGCTTCTGTCGCCAAACCTCTGTCTAAAATACGATTCACAATCGCATCTTTATTTAAGCCCTTACCATCATCCGAAATCTCAATCACGATTTGTCCGCCTTCATGAAAGGCATTGAGATGAATCGTCCCTGTCTCTAGCTTCCCCGCCGCTGCACGCTCCGCAGGCGCTTCAATTCCATGATCACACGAGTTGCGCACCATATGCGTCAGAGGATCTTTAATCAGTTCGAGAACCTGACGATCAAGCTCTGTATCTTCGCCTTCCATCACCAATTCGATTTTCTTACCGAGTTCGTGCGAAATATCACGAACAATACGCGGCAATTTCGCCCAAGCATTTCCGACGGGTTGCATGCGTGTTTTCATCACCGCTTCTTGCAAGTCAGAGACGACGTAATTGAGTTGCTGAATCGGCCCAACCATCTCGCCATC contains the following coding sequences:
- a CDS encoding CheR family methyltransferase, whose product is MLTATINTGTYNFYRDFLFQQSGYVLTEEKKYLLDSKLEPVLEHHDIPSVTELANRLHTLPTHILKQDVIDAMTINETFFFRDKSPFEVFERVVSEVFIKQQERTTLNFWSAACSSGQEPYSFAMVMEKISKEVKPINYKMLATDISTEIIAKAKAGIYNDFEVNRGLTDVQIASYFEKVPQGWKIRDTLKRHIEYKAGNLIRDFYAGGPFDVIMLRNVLIYFDVATKTRILEKMHRIIAPKGYLVLGAPETVMGLGDYFSPVPEFKGFYKPNH
- the putA gene encoding bifunctional proline dehydrogenase/L-glutamate gamma-semialdehyde dehydrogenase PutA, with translation MTTIILTPEHRAISQAAFADESDILRKLSDSLPRYEKLVPRVIQGAEKIVEKLRKEGAGHGVEAFLQEYGLNTKEGIAIMSLAEALLRIPDSHTADDLIRDKFDGREWDKHLGQSESILVNASSWGLLLTGKVLEFGSPEGQKSSLMLRKLVGRLGESTVRESLRQAVRFIGTQFVMGTTIKEAMARAKSAHKRGYMMSYDILGEGARTAKQAQSYYEAYTGALTAIASAKGGGAIQPSLSIKLSALHPKYYTVKYERLEAELLPKLKVLCAQAKKSGVMISLDAEEAARLDIHMKLFEALVMDEEFKGSNCIGFVLQAYQKRALMVVEWLQNLAKRSGSRIPVRLVKGAYWDTEIKLSQQGGLENYPVFTRKANTDLSYLACAEAMLNDKQAFYPQFATHNAHTLVAVREMASDAGWKTGEFEFQRLHGMGEKLYDQLIGDIPCRVYAPVGRHKDLLAYLIRRLLENGANSSFVNQLMDDTFPLEVLLGDPLEKIRNRQFGSHPDIVLPKDIYADRQNPKGYDLGNVAHLEYLKEAIQPPQPKDLGDKPATNPTTGAELAKLSYTDAKGVAKAIESANKAQVDWNKTPVNERAMVLDKAAELMLENEAELLSLCVYEAGKTQLDAISELREAVDFCRYYANQSRSQMVPQLLPGPTGESNELHFFGRGTFVCISPWNFPLAIFTGQVAAALVAGNAVVAKPAEQTPLIALRAVELMHEAGIPKDVLQLQIGKGSVIGQAMIEHPDIAGVCFTGSVPVAQGINQTLAARTGAIIPLIAETGGQNCMIVDSTALLEQAVDDIILSAFGSAGQRCSALRVLMVQDSIADELQGMLEQAMDELKIGNPLNPATDVGPVIDVRAREGLLAHCAEMEKQGRVIKKLEAPGLGGSFVPPHLIKLDSIDQLEKEHFGPILHVIRFKGKDFEKLSERINATGFGLTFGLHSRIEDHWEHVQNTIHAGNLYINRNMTGAVVGVQPFGGEGLSGTGPKAGGPHYLHRFMTERTITINTAAIGGNLDLLS
- a CDS encoding hybrid sensor histidine kinase/response regulator produces the protein MDDLIQEFIDETQESLAIIDTQLVDLEKGTGDKTIINNIFRLMHTAKGTSGFLSLSKLEKVAHAAENIMDGLREDDVVPTKAQVDVIFKSIDVVRDILDSVAGTGEEPDADYSALIDELNANVIGVAPTTGAPSASEEPATEEDGTVGQDVYDQIEAEIAALEAAEAAEAAAEVALEAEREDDGTIGQDVYDQIEAEIAALEAAEAEREAAEQKIAATVVAKKEIALAKKAPAKKPPVPVQSLRVNVNVLEDLMTLVSELVLTRNQLLQVSRGRVDGEMVGPIQQLNYVVSDLQEAVMKTRMQPVGNAWAKLPRIVRDISHELGKKIELVMEGEDTELDRQVLELIKDPLTHMVRNSCDHGIEAPAERAAAGKLETGTIHLNAFHEGGQIVIEISDDGKGLNKDAIVNRILDRGLATEAELEAFSDQQIYMFIFKPGFSTAEAVTAVSGRGVGMDVVRSNIEKIGGSIELNSTPGEGSVFQIKIPLTLAIVSALIVESAHQRFAIPQVAIQELVRVAKNHANRIETMNGVPVLRLRDELLPVLDLGKILTGEQSESAPDAKHVTQTDEEIKNQYDSAYVVVITVGSSAFGLLVDVVFDTEEIVIKPTSPMLKDISIFSGNTILGDGSVIMILDPQGLVRISNKSAMARGNRKAAEAVKNDAVRRTGEKTALLVMRSSADQEIAVPLALVSRLEKFKVEDIEHTQGGAVVQYRDSLMTLMEVSGDTAVNPGKAGDKYVNVVVFSDDRSKNDLGIVVEEIVDIVNDHLNLETEGVKDGFLGSAIITGKAVDVLDTAFYMKKAGGDWFGRSDSQLPYKEAISREKSEKVGAYSTEEIKNVKPRAMIVDDSAFFRGLMLPIMEGAGFEVTAANGAGEALKCFSAEEPYDIIVSDIEMPEINGYEFAKIIKKDEQLKRIPLIAVSSHDTPEDVEYGLSQGFDFYLEKFDAVSFKKALYDALKLRPKEAVSDE
- a CDS encoding chemotaxis protein CheW yields the protein MNDLVVHEDGYAEDKDGIINDYLIFHLGNQAFCIHVAQVRDVLRLQKLTHVPLSEEGIAGVMNLRGHIVTAIDARVTLGVPLSDEVEDLSVVVEFEEELYSIIVDGVRDVFTFMPDEMDTNPSILEGKLREVANGVIKRDNELIVCLDVPKLFHMVKPLAEEVET
- a CDS encoding CheB methylesterase domain-containing protein produces the protein MTRPYPKLSLLPKVLAIGSSTGGPQALMKVLKPLYGKCHVPIIITQHMPASFTGIFASQIEEETRFESFEAKDGQALEIGKVYLAPGDYHMCFKQMLNKDVQVRLNQDPPVNYCRPAVDPMFESIGGIYPHNTLAVILTGMGQDGLEGARQIVEESNSNILLSQDKETSAVWGMPAAVAEAGLSHEILPLGQIPHKILTILGQ